One segment of Nostoc flagelliforme CCNUN1 DNA contains the following:
- a CDS encoding sensor histidine kinase — MNKNTKQSGVFSLFKGLPLRRILVALFLLQILLAVGLTAYLSIHNGQKAVNEVASELRYEVANRVEQNLQTYLSTLRQELRGNQNIIDVGLLKMENLATWESYLIKQLEIFPDAIALTVSNEQQEYLAVEKLNDRQFLLRKADKSTGYDLYTYKIDSLGQRTQLPEVIKNYDARSRPDYQAAVTAKNFSFSQIFTPLTEPTLLISASQPIYNSQGQLLGVNSTLTHISQIGDLLQNIKVGKSGQIFIVERSGLLIASSTTEEPFRLQNGKPIRLAASQSGNFLTQASAKYLATKFSNFDEIKSLQQLDFSFDGKRQFLEIRPLKGELNVNWLIIVAVPEADFMGQIERNTQTTIFLCLGALGLATLLGIITARWITQPILYFSTATKDLADLTNGEDSVVIVQGIKELEVLGGSFNEMMQQLRKTFTAQITKNEELELQLKQRTQELQQEIQVRINSEQRLEKHHRVLAELANDRAISEGKLETAFKVITEKAANALEIERVSVWLFNSDGYNGLRQRTKLQCISLYERSKQRHSADIERNLADYPIYFKSLTSARIIAVTDTRTDLRIQELWDELLEPKNIVSLINTSIWVGGEVVGTVLYEQVDIPRIWEMSEQNFVSSIAEFVALTLEVCARKSAESALREAQEAAEVANRAKRTFLGNMSHELRTPLSSILGITEALQNEVYGTVNEEQRQSLNTLESSGKNLLELINQILELTDIESSKIELQLAPTSIQGLCDSSLSFVKHLAFQKNIQLSLQILEELEPIQVDERRIRQVFINLLTNAIKFTKEGGKVWIEVQPNSTNEYIFFSVVDTGIGMLSDDLFKLFQPFVQVENSSTRGSSGTGLGLVMVQKIVELHGGTVHAESQLGKGSRFTVKLPWKKV; from the coding sequence ATGAACAAAAATACTAAACAAAGTGGTGTTTTTTCTCTGTTTAAAGGCCTACCCCTACGTCGCATTTTGGTAGCGTTGTTTCTACTGCAAATCTTGCTAGCTGTGGGATTAACTGCATATTTATCGATCCACAATGGGCAAAAGGCAGTCAATGAGGTAGCTAGCGAATTACGTTATGAAGTCGCTAATCGAGTAGAGCAGAATTTACAGACTTATCTCTCAACTTTGCGTCAAGAACTGCGCGGTAATCAAAATATCATTGACGTCGGGTTGCTGAAGATGGAAAATTTGGCAACCTGGGAGTCATACTTAATAAAGCAGTTAGAGATTTTTCCTGATGCTATCGCTTTAACGGTAAGCAATGAACAGCAAGAATATCTAGCGGTGGAAAAGCTTAACGATCGCCAATTTTTACTCAGAAAAGCCGACAAGTCAACTGGGTACGACCTCTACACTTACAAAATTGACTCTCTTGGTCAACGTACCCAACTTCCAGAGGTGATCAAAAACTATGATGCGCGATCGCGTCCTGATTATCAAGCAGCAGTTACCGCCAAAAACTTCAGCTTTAGTCAGATTTTTACACCCCTGACTGAACCAACACTTCTCATTAGTGCCTCTCAACCTATATATAACTCCCAAGGTCAGTTACTCGGAGTCAACAGCACTCTAACTCATATATCACAAATTGGGGATTTGCTGCAAAATATTAAAGTTGGCAAGTCTGGGCAAATTTTTATTGTCGAGCGATCGGGGCTATTAATAGCAAGTTCCACAACTGAAGAACCATTCCGCTTACAAAATGGTAAACCCATTAGGTTGGCAGCTTCCCAAAGCGGGAATTTTTTGACTCAAGCAAGCGCTAAATATTTAGCAACCAAATTTAGTAACTTTGACGAGATTAAGAGTTTACAGCAGCTAGATTTCTCCTTTGACGGCAAACGACAATTTTTAGAAATTAGACCGTTAAAAGGCGAACTAAATGTGAATTGGCTGATTATAGTGGCTGTCCCAGAAGCAGACTTTATGGGACAGATTGAGCGCAACACTCAAACTACAATTTTTCTCTGTTTGGGAGCATTGGGATTAGCTACTCTACTGGGGATTATCACCGCCCGTTGGATAACTCAGCCAATTTTGTACTTCAGCACGGCGACAAAAGATTTAGCAGATTTGACTAATGGCGAAGACTCAGTGGTGATAGTACAGGGCATTAAAGAACTAGAGGTGCTGGGTGGATCTTTTAACGAGATGATGCAGCAGTTACGCAAAACCTTTACTGCACAGATAACTAAAAATGAAGAGTTAGAATTGCAACTTAAGCAGCGAACTCAAGAATTACAGCAAGAGATTCAAGTACGAATTAACAGTGAGCAAAGACTGGAAAAGCATCATCGGGTGTTGGCAGAACTGGCAAATGACAGGGCGATTTCAGAAGGAAAGCTGGAAACGGCATTCAAAGTTATTACCGAGAAAGCAGCAAATGCTTTAGAAATAGAACGAGTCAGTGTGTGGTTATTCAATAGCGATGGTTACAACGGGCTGCGCCAACGTACCAAACTACAATGTATAAGTCTCTATGAACGTAGCAAGCAGAGACATTCGGCAGATATAGAACGCAACCTTGCAGATTATCCCATCTACTTTAAATCTCTGACATCTGCCCGGATCATTGCTGTCACCGACACTCGCACCGATTTACGGATACAAGAATTATGGGATGAACTGCTAGAACCGAAGAATATTGTATCTCTAATTAATACTTCCATTTGGGTTGGGGGGGAAGTGGTGGGAACAGTATTGTATGAGCAGGTTGATATTCCCCGGATATGGGAAATGAGTGAGCAAAACTTTGTTAGCTCAATTGCGGAATTTGTCGCCCTAACTTTAGAAGTATGCGCTCGCAAAAGTGCAGAATCCGCACTGCGTGAGGCGCAAGAGGCTGCCGAAGTCGCAAATCGTGCCAAAAGAACCTTTTTAGGAAATATGAGCCATGAATTGAGAACTCCCTTAAGCTCCATTCTTGGAATCACAGAAGCACTCCAAAATGAAGTGTACGGTACTGTGAATGAAGAACAGCGCCAGTCCCTAAATACTCTCGAATCCAGTGGTAAGAATTTACTAGAATTGATTAACCAGATCCTTGAGCTTACCGACATCGAATCCAGCAAGATAGAACTGCAACTAGCTCCTACTTCGATTCAAGGATTATGTGACTCTAGTCTCAGTTTTGTCAAACATTTAGCGTTCCAGAAAAATATCCAACTGAGTTTACAAATACTTGAAGAACTCGAACCTATCCAAGTCGATGAGCGCCGCATCCGCCAAGTATTTATCAACCTGTTGACTAACGCTATAAAGTTTACTAAAGAAGGAGGCAAAGTTTGGATTGAAGTCCAGCCAAATTCTACAAATGAATATATCTTTTTCAGCGTGGTAGATACGGGTATTGGTATGCTTTCCGATGACCTTTTCAAATTATTTCAACCTTTTGTGCAGGTTGAAAATTCCTCTACCCGTGGTTCTTCAGGTACTGGTTTAGGATTAGTAATGGTGCAAAAGATTGTCGAGTTGCATGGTGGTACTGTCCATGCTGAAAGTCAGTTAGGGAAAGGTAGTCGTTTTACAGTCAAACTACCTTGGAAAAAGGTCTAG
- a CDS encoding IS5 family transposase, which translates to MSKAYPSNLTRVQYEFLSEMIPEPKPGGRKREVDIWEVLNGIFYVLVEGVRWRSLPGDFPAWQTVYTYFRNWRKDGTWLEIHDTLRQWTRIEQERHSSPSEAIIDSQSVKTAAMVHKAVGYDAGKKIKGRKRFMTVDTLGLVLRVLVTAASVGEREGGKKVLKRVKQSSNQVSRLTTIWVDGGFNGDPFMQWVMDFCRWIVQVVLRPEQTKGFVLLKKRWVVERTFGWLMGCRRLVRDYELLPETSETFIYLAMIRIMVRRLA; encoded by the coding sequence ATGAGTAAAGCATACCCCAGCAATCTGACCCGTGTTCAATATGAATTTCTGAGTGAGATGATTCCAGAACCAAAACCTGGTGGTCGCAAGCGTGAAGTTGATATATGGGAAGTCCTTAACGGAATTTTTTATGTCTTGGTAGAAGGAGTTAGATGGCGATCGCTACCGGGTGACTTTCCCGCATGGCAGACAGTGTACACCTATTTTCGTAATTGGCGCAAAGATGGAACTTGGCTAGAAATTCACGATACACTCCGGCAGTGGACGCGAATTGAGCAGGAGCGCCATTCGAGTCCATCAGAGGCAATCATTGATAGTCAAAGTGTGAAAACTGCTGCAATGGTACATAAAGCTGTGGGCTACGATGCGGGCAAGAAAATAAAAGGGCGCAAGCGATTTATGACAGTTGATACCTTGGGTTTAGTTTTGCGGGTCTTGGTAACAGCAGCCAGTGTGGGTGAGCGTGAAGGGGGCAAAAAAGTTCTTAAACGGGTAAAGCAATCTAGCAACCAGGTTTCTCGTTTGACAACCATTTGGGTGGATGGCGGCTTTAATGGTGATCCGTTCATGCAGTGGGTGATGGACTTCTGTCGTTGGATTGTGCAGGTGGTTCTGCGACCAGAACAAACCAAGGGTTTTGTGCTGCTCAAAAAACGTTGGGTCGTGGAGCGGACTTTTGGTTGGTTAATGGGGTGTCGGCGATTGGTTAGAGACTATGAATTATTGCCTGAAACATCGGAGACATTTATCTACCTTGCCATGATTCGGATCATGGTGAGGCGATTAGCATAA
- a CDS encoding thioesterase II family protein — MTTTPSFNSWVICPQPNPQANLRLFCFPYAGGNSAIFRTWPNNLPSNVEVCAVEYPGRGRQIKSAPLTRLESLVEAIAPVLLPYLDKPFAFFGHSMGGLVSFELTRLLRSHYSLAPFHLFISARRAPQTPFTKPLLHILSDPDLLNELRSLNGTPKAVLESQELMQMFLPILRADFAVLETYIYTQKQPLECPITVFGGLQDQEVSHEALQAWQEQTIAAFSLHEFNSDHFFIHSQQELLLKLISQELQMRQRSLY; from the coding sequence ATGACAACTACACCAAGCTTCAATTCCTGGGTTATCTGTCCCCAACCAAATCCTCAAGCCAACTTGCGTTTATTCTGCTTCCCCTACGCTGGTGGTAACTCGGCGATTTTTCGCACCTGGCCTAATAATCTACCTAGTAATGTCGAAGTCTGCGCTGTGGAATATCCGGGACGGGGAAGACAGATTAAGTCAGCACCCTTAACGCGATTAGAATCTCTTGTTGAAGCGATCGCTCCAGTTCTGTTACCATACTTAGACAAGCCATTCGCCTTCTTCGGTCACAGTATGGGCGGATTAGTTAGCTTCGAGTTGACCCGTCTACTTCGCTCTCACTATAGTCTTGCTCCCTTCCACCTCTTCATCTCTGCTCGTCGCGCCCCGCAAACCCCGTTCACAAAACCACTCCTCCACATCCTATCAGACCCTGATTTGCTCAATGAGCTACGCAGTCTTAACGGTACACCCAAAGCAGTACTAGAAAGCCAGGAACTGATGCAGATGTTCCTCCCCATTTTGCGGGCAGATTTTGCCGTTCTGGAAACTTATATTTACACTCAAAAACAGCCACTGGAGTGTCCGATTACTGTTTTTGGCGGTTTGCAAGACCAAGAAGTTAGTCATGAGGCATTGCAAGCATGGCAAGAGCAGACGATCGCTGCTTTCTCATTACATGAGTTCAACAGTGACCACTTTTTTATCCATTCACAACAAGAATTATTATTAAAACTTATATCTCAAGAATTGCAGATGCGTCAGCGCAGCTTGTACTAG
- a CDS encoding ExbD/TolR family protein: protein MRLQDEPDIPAQINIVPMIDVIFAILTFFIMSTLFLTRSEGLPVNLPKAATAKQQQVPSRVTITVDEQGVVSLNRKPTTVDDLTAQVRTLVGSNPEVLVIINADEKVGHGKVVAVMDRVRQVEGAKLAIATQK from the coding sequence ATGCGTCTACAAGATGAACCAGATATCCCAGCACAGATTAATATCGTGCCGATGATTGACGTGATATTTGCGATTTTGACATTTTTTATCATGTCAACTCTGTTTTTAACACGCTCAGAAGGTTTGCCAGTAAATTTACCGAAGGCAGCTACAGCAAAACAACAACAAGTTCCCTCTAGAGTTACGATCACGGTAGATGAACAAGGAGTAGTAAGCTTGAACCGCAAACCAACCACTGTTGATGATTTAACAGCACAAGTGCGGACTTTAGTTGGTTCTAATCCAGAAGTGTTGGTGATTATTAATGCTGATGAAAAAGTTGGTCATGGGAAGGTAGTAGCAGTGATGGATAGGGTGCGTCAAGTTGAAGGGGCAAAGTTAGCGATCGCTACCCAAAAATAA
- a CDS encoding MotA/TolQ/ExbB proton channel family protein — protein MGIQNLFVAGGVVMWPLLAFSVLGVALIIERIRFWVRINQRQNRVVRDVLNLYRLDNVVGAMDKLQKNADLPLARIFLAALELEEPNPEEFRLALESEAQAEIPVLKRFQNMFETIISLAPLLGLLGTVLGLITSFASLNLGDVGGSRTASVTAGISEALVSTASGLIVAIFILMFANTFRGLYQRQIALIQEYGGQLELLYRRRYERGEKTYASTR, from the coding sequence ATGGGAATTCAGAATTTGTTTGTAGCAGGCGGTGTGGTCATGTGGCCCCTGTTGGCGTTTTCGGTATTGGGTGTGGCACTGATTATCGAGCGGATCAGGTTTTGGGTAAGAATTAATCAACGTCAAAACCGGGTGGTGCGAGATGTTTTGAATCTCTACCGTCTCGATAATGTTGTCGGTGCAATGGATAAACTTCAGAAAAACGCAGATTTGCCACTCGCCCGCATTTTTCTAGCAGCTTTAGAATTAGAGGAGCCAAATCCAGAGGAATTTCGTTTAGCGTTAGAAAGCGAAGCGCAAGCTGAGATACCTGTGTTAAAACGTTTCCAAAACATGTTCGAGACAATCATTAGTCTGGCGCCACTGTTGGGACTTCTCGGCACAGTATTAGGATTGATAACCTCCTTTGCTTCCCTAAATCTTGGTGATGTGGGAGGTAGCAGAACGGCAAGTGTTACGGCTGGGATTAGCGAGGCTCTAGTATCAACAGCATCAGGATTGATAGTTGCTATATTCATACTCATGTTTGCCAATACCTTCCGGGGACTGTATCAACGGCAAATTGCACTAATTCAGGAGTATGGGGGACAGCTAGAATTACTTTACCGCCGTCGCTATGAACGAGGAGAAAAAACGTATGCGTCTACAAGATGA
- a CDS encoding energy transducer TonB yields the protein MSFSGINVEQRSKEVEALKSFLTYSLIGSLALHIGLLSSGISNYLTRVPTGEEEPMEVAIVDSPTAEPEKPIAQIPEEIKKEPEVVQKQPIETPPVEKVQQQFEQITAVAQKPQLTNTPPEAIASKPEVPVKSAPIPRLAPEVPVKSASVPRSALSGDSKASSAGGGGGGGGGGGSGVGLGSGSGIAVGTSSGTGTGGGTGTGTGGGIGSGTGTGIGTGIGSGTGSGIGTGIGSGNGSGTGSGTGSGNGSGTGSGTGSGTGSGTGSGTGNRPTVATAPTPPKINSPGNGRAACRECNAKYPEAARRRGVEGRVEVAVDTDAQGNVTNVRIARSSGNRDLDEETMRQARNWKLKPAEGGRQGVAIATEFAIKGSRRSRQVQERQAQREAEERTRQATTANSTQQTSRRRRRELPPSSTEATARKPAISGFSRRLEPQRAENAATNSSSPARTTRTQGSARESLRSIQREQRATDSSQKPQATIKRRRRDNTSQNKLRESLRGLRQQPQSPQSQPPAPSQE from the coding sequence ATGAGCTTTTCTGGCATTAATGTCGAGCAACGTTCCAAAGAAGTTGAGGCTCTCAAGTCTTTTCTGACTTACAGTCTGATAGGTTCACTGGCGCTGCATATCGGCCTACTGTCCTCAGGCATAAGTAATTATTTGACGAGAGTCCCTACGGGAGAAGAAGAACCAATGGAGGTGGCGATCGTTGATTCTCCAACTGCGGAGCCAGAAAAACCAATCGCACAGATTCCAGAAGAAATAAAAAAAGAACCAGAAGTTGTCCAAAAACAGCCTATAGAAACTCCACCAGTAGAAAAAGTTCAGCAGCAATTTGAACAGATTACAGCAGTTGCTCAGAAGCCACAGTTGACAAATACACCGCCAGAAGCAATTGCTAGCAAGCCAGAAGTTCCTGTGAAGTCTGCACCCATTCCACGATTAGCGCCAGAAGTTCCTGTGAAATCTGCATCCGTTCCACGATCAGCTTTATCTGGAGATTCCAAAGCAAGTTCGGCGGGTGGCGGTGGCGGTGGTGGCGGCGGTGGCGGCTCTGGTGTTGGTTTAGGCTCAGGTAGTGGTATTGCTGTAGGTACAAGTAGCGGTACTGGCACTGGCGGAGGAACTGGCACTGGCACTGGAGGTGGCATTGGCAGTGGAACTGGCACTGGCATTGGCACTGGCATTGGTAGTGGTACTGGTAGCGGCATTGGCACTGGCATTGGTAGTGGTAATGGTAGCGGCACTGGTAGCGGCACTGGTAGTGGTAATGGTAGCGGCACTGGTAGCGGCACTGGTAGTGGTACTGGTAGCGGCACTGGTAGCGGCACAGGAAACCGTCCCACAGTAGCAACAGCGCCTACACCTCCAAAAATTAACAGTCCAGGTAATGGTCGTGCAGCCTGCCGCGAATGTAATGCCAAGTATCCAGAGGCAGCAAGACGGCGGGGAGTTGAAGGCAGAGTGGAAGTAGCTGTAGATACTGATGCACAAGGTAATGTTACCAATGTGCGGATTGCTCGCTCCAGTGGAAACCGCGACTTGGATGAAGAAACCATGAGACAAGCGCGTAACTGGAAATTAAAACCCGCAGAAGGTGGTAGACAAGGGGTAGCTATAGCCACTGAATTTGCCATCAAAGGTTCACGGCGATCGCGCCAAGTTCAAGAACGGCAAGCACAAAGAGAAGCAGAAGAAAGAACTCGGCAGGCAACTACTGCCAACTCCACACAGCAAACTTCAAGACGTAGGCGCAGAGAGTTGCCACCTTCATCTACTGAAGCTACAGCCAGAAAACCAGCAATATCTGGATTTAGTCGGCGACTGGAACCTCAAAGAGCGGAAAATGCTGCTACAAACTCATCATCTCCAGCTAGGACAACTCGCACTCAAGGAAGTGCAAGAGAGTCCTTACGCAGTATCCAACGTGAGCAAAGGGCTACCGATTCATCACAAAAACCACAAGCAACCATAAAGCGGCGGCGGCGAGATAACACTAGCCAGAATAAGTTGCGGGAGTCTTTGCGCGGTTTACGCCAACAACCTCAATCGCCTCAATCGCAACCTCCTGCTCCCAGTCAAGAGTAG
- a CDS encoding cupin domain-containing protein has protein sequence MQPKVIFGNAASEGANRWGWFMGYFITPDDDPRSTTALEIKWGVHKAGDSRTEWGVNDTAATLSILINGQFCLQFEDREIILSREGDYVLWCAGVPHCWVAQSDCTILTVRWPSTPGDSVAVRSPQ, from the coding sequence ATGCAGCCTAAAGTTATTTTTGGGAATGCTGCTAGCGAAGGTGCAAATCGCTGGGGTTGGTTTATGGGTTACTTCATCACCCCAGATGATGATCCTCGCTCAACCACAGCACTAGAAATAAAATGGGGTGTCCATAAAGCAGGAGACAGTAGAACTGAGTGGGGAGTAAATGACACAGCCGCGACTCTTTCGATTTTGATTAATGGCCAATTTTGCCTTCAGTTTGAGGATCGGGAGATAATTCTATCTCGTGAGGGTGATTATGTGCTGTGGTGTGCGGGTGTGCCACATTGTTGGGTTGCTCAGTCTGACTGTACTATTCTGACGGTGAGATGGCCTTCAACACCAGGTGATAGTGTAGCAGTGCGATCGCCACAATAA